One window of Chamaesiphon minutus PCC 6605 genomic DNA carries:
- the tilS gene encoding tRNA lysidine(34) synthetase TilS translates to MPWTPLHSQLHQCAIDRQLLPVGAKILIAVSGGQDSFCLGQLLHDLQSRWHWQLAVAHCDHGWTQDIGIAERVALVATRWQLPFYCETTANLPETDGAAREWRYQALTRIAEATNSTYLVTAHTQTDRAETLLYNLVRGAGADGLCALSWHRQLTPDLNLVRPLLEVNRAQTGEFCREYQLPVWEDAYNRDLKYPRNRLRLEIMPRLATDFNPQVESHLARTAELLRADVEYLESQATAVYSQAVDEAETKLDRTILQSIALSLQRRVIRQFLTHALSKMPTFGQIEETIVLINAPNRTRTSTFSQGLAAEVSGRWIVVRE, encoded by the coding sequence ATGCCGTGGACGCCTTTACATAGTCAGCTTCACCAGTGTGCGATCGATCGGCAATTGTTGCCAGTGGGTGCCAAAATTTTAATCGCCGTCTCTGGAGGGCAAGATTCCTTCTGTCTGGGACAATTACTCCACGATTTACAGTCGCGCTGGCATTGGCAATTAGCTGTCGCTCATTGCGATCACGGGTGGACACAAGATATCGGTATTGCCGAGCGAGTCGCACTAGTTGCCACCAGATGGCAGCTACCATTTTATTGTGAAACCACGGCTAATTTGCCAGAGACAGACGGTGCGGCCAGGGAATGGCGATATCAAGCTCTAACGAGAATTGCCGAAGCTACCAATAGTACCTATTTAGTCACCGCCCATACCCAAACCGATAGAGCCGAAACTTTACTCTACAATTTAGTGCGCGGAGCGGGTGCGGACGGACTCTGTGCGCTGTCTTGGCACCGTCAATTAACTCCAGATCTGAATCTGGTTCGCCCCCTGTTAGAAGTCAATCGCGCCCAGACTGGTGAATTTTGCCGCGAGTATCAATTACCCGTCTGGGAAGATGCCTACAATCGCGATCTCAAGTACCCGCGCAATCGCCTCCGGCTGGAGATTATGCCCCGTCTAGCCACCGATTTTAATCCTCAAGTCGAAAGTCATCTGGCACGCACTGCGGAGCTATTACGTGCCGATGTGGAGTATCTGGAGTCACAAGCCACAGCGGTATATAGTCAAGCGGTAGATGAAGCAGAGACTAAACTCGATCGTACCATCCTGCAATCGATCGCGCTTTCACTCCAACGGCGAGTCATCCGTCAATTTCTTACTCACGCGTTGAGCAAAATGCCGACTTTCGGTCAGATTGAAGAAACGATCGTCTTAATTAATGCGCCCAATCGGACTCGGACATCTACCTTTAGCCAAGGGCTAGCTGCGGAAGTTTCCGGTCGCTGGATTGTCGTGAGGGAGTAG
- the egtD gene encoding L-histidine N(alpha)-methyltransferase — protein sequence MKTQIKEYERLRWINLDADLPEIDPQNEGLRQRGSDIIDGLRRNPKTLPSRYFYDDLGSELFEQITDLPEYYPTRTEQAILDTYVSEIVALTGACELVELGSGSSRKTQTLLTAYSQLEDPLHYYPIDVSAGILRTTALQLLNDYPQLNVCGVAGTYERALANLPPRIIQNRMLMFLGSTMGNLDDRSCDLFLTQVQEALQPGEFFLLGVDLQKPIEILEAAYNDAQGVTAAFNLNILRHLNHRFAGDFNLDNFEHFAFFNTTASQIEMHLRSLTAQTAKLKDLDLEISLRSGETIHTEISRKFNLPALTDTLEAHALQPLKVWTDPQSWFGLILCQRQCLLANDCP from the coding sequence GTGAAAACTCAAATTAAAGAATACGAACGGCTGCGATGGATTAATCTAGATGCCGACTTGCCAGAGATCGATCCTCAGAATGAGGGGCTACGCCAACGAGGTAGCGATATTATCGATGGCTTAAGGAGAAACCCGAAAACCTTACCCTCGCGATACTTTTATGACGATCTTGGTTCGGAATTATTCGAGCAAATCACCGATCTGCCGGAATATTATCCCACCCGCACCGAACAAGCGATCCTCGATACTTATGTCTCCGAAATAGTCGCACTCACGGGAGCTTGCGAACTTGTCGAACTTGGTAGTGGGAGTTCCCGAAAAACTCAGACATTACTGACAGCTTACTCTCAACTCGAAGACCCCCTGCATTATTATCCGATCGATGTTAGTGCTGGCATTCTTCGCACCACTGCCCTGCAATTATTAAATGATTATCCCCAGCTCAATGTCTGTGGTGTCGCGGGTACCTACGAACGCGCCCTAGCAAATCTCCCACCTCGCATTATCCAAAACCGGATGCTGATGTTCTTGGGAAGTACGATGGGCAATTTAGACGATCGATCCTGCGATCTGTTTCTGACTCAAGTCCAAGAGGCTCTCCAACCTGGTGAATTTTTCTTGTTAGGGGTAGATCTCCAAAAACCGATCGAGATTCTCGAAGCCGCTTATAATGATGCCCAAGGCGTGACTGCTGCTTTTAATCTCAATATTTTGCGCCATCTCAATCACCGCTTCGCTGGCGATTTTAATCTCGATAATTTCGAGCATTTTGCCTTCTTTAATACCACCGCCAGCCAGATTGAAATGCATCTTAGAAGTTTAACTGCTCAGACAGCCAAGCTCAAGGATCTCGATTTAGAAATTTCCTTGCGATCGGGCGAAACCATTCACACCGAAATTTCTCGGAAATTTAATTTGCCTGCTCTAACCGATACGCTCGAAGCTCATGCGCTTCAACCGTTGAAAGTTTGGACAGATCCGCAGTCATGGTTTGGTTTAATTCTGTGTCAGCGTCAATGTTTATTGGCGAATGATTGCCCTTAG
- a CDS encoding iron uptake porin, translating to MMKLLSKNLLSPILIGLMVWIAGGSFANADEAKTSTTASVTEATAEQIERATQATEIKPNDWAYRTLQALGSKYSCSNTPTGDKTLSREEFATSLNSCVQSIEQLVARRKPRRIKKRRTAPPAVVTPPPVTPEVAPPDPVPVVPPAPVEPEVSQQDLDQLKQLVQSFSTELQAVDGRIQALDAKVAKLKDQSFSTTTKLVGEAIFAVTGLAGGPATATRNTIFSDRVRLNFRSSFTGKDLLLVRLQSRNSNSFAGTPSGTNMTRLGFEGSEENATFIHRLQYQLPLAASTKVFIEAVGSEFNDNYFNFNPEHQAAGTGAVTRFGRFNPIYRLSNEGAGIGVDHKFSPNLGLVVSYAVPRVPQAGVNPAPETANNPGTGIFNGSNVIFSQLTVKPSEDVSLGLAYARTYTTNGSVISGNTGSAFANNPFSGAPTSANHYSVLGSVNLSKDVIFSAWGGVTQANRETAAGGRAEMWNYAGTLAFKDFGSKGSTLGFVVGMQPRIGLNTAVATRVDRDSSLHFETFYKYKVSDNLFITPGLLLLTNPEHNSNIPTEYLGTIRTTFVF from the coding sequence ATGATGAAATTGTTATCGAAAAATCTTCTATCTCCAATCCTAATTGGCTTGATGGTCTGGATTGCGGGTGGATCTTTTGCCAATGCTGATGAAGCTAAAACTAGCACTACTGCTAGTGTCACAGAAGCAACTGCCGAGCAAATCGAACGAGCTACGCAAGCGACAGAAATCAAGCCTAATGACTGGGCTTATCGAACGCTTCAAGCTTTAGGTAGTAAATATAGCTGTAGCAATACGCCTACAGGCGACAAAACGCTCTCGCGGGAAGAATTTGCCACTAGTCTCAATAGTTGCGTGCAATCGATCGAGCAACTAGTCGCCAGAAGAAAGCCTCGGCGAATCAAAAAAAGGAGAACTGCACCACCCGCAGTGGTAACGCCACCACCAGTCACTCCAGAAGTCGCACCGCCAGATCCCGTTCCAGTTGTCCCTCCTGCACCAGTAGAACCAGAGGTATCACAGCAAGATCTCGACCAGCTCAAGCAATTAGTTCAATCTTTTAGTACCGAACTACAAGCTGTCGATGGTCGCATCCAAGCTCTCGATGCCAAAGTCGCCAAACTCAAAGACCAAAGTTTTTCGACCACAACTAAACTAGTTGGTGAGGCTATTTTTGCCGTAACTGGCTTAGCTGGCGGCCCTGCTACCGCTACCCGTAATACAATTTTCTCCGATCGCGTGCGGCTCAACTTCCGCAGTAGCTTTACGGGTAAAGATTTACTGTTAGTGCGGCTCCAATCCCGCAACAGTAACAGTTTTGCTGGAACTCCTTCTGGCACCAACATGACCCGATTGGGATTTGAAGGTAGTGAAGAAAATGCTACCTTCATTCACAGATTGCAGTACCAACTACCGCTCGCGGCTTCGACTAAGGTATTTATCGAAGCTGTTGGTAGTGAGTTTAATGATAACTACTTTAACTTTAACCCCGAGCATCAAGCGGCAGGTACTGGTGCTGTAACCAGATTTGGACGATTCAACCCTATTTATCGCCTCAGTAATGAAGGTGCGGGGATTGGGGTAGACCACAAATTTAGTCCCAATCTGGGATTGGTAGTGAGCTACGCTGTACCTCGCGTGCCGCAGGCAGGTGTGAATCCAGCACCAGAAACAGCCAATAACCCCGGCACTGGTATATTCAACGGGTCGAATGTCATCTTTTCACAATTGACCGTAAAGCCTTCGGAGGATGTGAGCTTAGGATTAGCCTACGCTCGCACTTATACGACCAATGGCTCTGTTATTTCTGGCAACACGGGCAGTGCTTTTGCAAATAATCCCTTCTCTGGCGCACCAACTTCTGCCAATCACTATTCCGTGCTTGGAAGTGTCAATCTCTCCAAAGATGTCATCTTCTCTGCTTGGGGTGGCGTGACTCAAGCCAACCGTGAAACTGCGGCGGGTGGTAGAGCCGAAATGTGGAACTATGCCGGAACTCTAGCTTTCAAAGATTTTGGTTCTAAAGGTAGTACGCTAGGATTTGTCGTCGGGATGCAGCCGCGTATCGGTCTTAACACAGCGGTCGCAACTCGTGTAGACCGCGATAGTAGCCTACACTTTGAAACTTTCTACAAGTACAAAGTCAGCGACAACCTCTTTATCACTCCTGGATTATTACTCTTAACCAATCCCGAACACAACTCCAACATTCCTACCGAATATCTCGGTACGATTCGGACGACTTTTGTATTCTAA
- a CDS encoding ATP-grasp domain-containing protein yields MISQAFIQEQGNGRLRTEERLVMEELNCRGISTTLYTEKWIRRRQLPLDERSLVVGDMPCIFGALQQLGIPIPLPNDYPASLHDFLHRRVWRSTLRALEFSLREGMSRSIFAKPANRCKRFTGCVFDAESDLYRVTGVSRREELLCADVVTWLSEYRVYVVNSEIRSVNWYVGDRQIAIDLDVVRSAIVALDAAGESFAGYAIDFGVLATGETALVEMNDGFALGAYNIDRQNYTDLILSRWEELLARNHG; encoded by the coding sequence GTGATTTCCCAGGCATTTATTCAGGAACAGGGTAACGGTAGACTTCGCACCGAAGAGCGGCTAGTTATGGAGGAGCTGAATTGCCGAGGCATATCCACTACTTTATATACCGAAAAGTGGATTCGCCGCCGCCAGCTTCCGCTCGACGAACGATCTTTAGTCGTCGGCGATATGCCGTGTATTTTTGGAGCTTTGCAGCAACTTGGGATTCCCATACCACTGCCGAATGATTACCCCGCATCTTTGCATGATTTCTTGCATCGGCGCGTCTGGAGATCGACACTCAGAGCGTTAGAATTTTCATTGCGCGAGGGAATGAGTCGATCGATCTTTGCCAAGCCAGCTAACCGCTGCAAGCGATTTACAGGTTGTGTCTTCGATGCGGAGTCAGATTTATATCGAGTTACTGGCGTGTCGCGGCGCGAAGAATTGCTGTGTGCGGATGTCGTAACTTGGTTGAGTGAGTATCGAGTCTATGTCGTCAATTCTGAAATTAGAAGTGTCAATTGGTATGTTGGGGATCGGCAAATCGCGATCGATCTTGACGTAGTACGCTCCGCGATCGTCGCTTTGGATGCCGCAGGCGAATCATTCGCTGGGTATGCGATCGACTTCGGCGTGTTGGCTACAGGTGAAACTGCTTTGGTAGAAATGAACGACGGTTTTGCGCTCGGTGCGTATAATATCGATCGACAAAACTATACCGATCTGATTTTGTCGCGCTGGGAAGAACTATTAGCAAGAAACCATGGCTAA
- the purT gene encoding formate-dependent phosphoribosylglycinamide formyltransferase, whose product MKLPKKLMLLGSGELGKEFTIAAQRLGNHVVAVDRYPHAPAMQVADECEVISMLSADDLERVVSKHQPDYIIPEIEAIRTEKLLEFEQRGITVIPTAKATDYTMNRDRIRELAHKELGVRTAKYAYATTLSELQSAASEIGFPNVVKPVMSSSGKGQSVVASAVEVETAWNYAIDGSRGDTHKVIIEEFIDFEIEITLLTIKQWNAPTIFCPPIGHRQERGDYQESWQPAQIKPVGGASRNENRLLAAQAIATQVTDALGGAGIFGVEFFITADEVIFSELSPRPHDTGMVTLISQNLNEFELHLRAVLGLPIPNIIQYAPSASAVILASKNSDLIYFSGVADALSVPDVDLRLFGKPDSRPYRRMGVALAKAETTELARAKAVEAASKIEVVDR is encoded by the coding sequence ATGAAGCTACCAAAAAAGTTGATGTTATTGGGATCGGGTGAATTAGGTAAAGAATTTACGATCGCCGCCCAACGGCTCGGCAATCATGTCGTCGCAGTCGATCGCTATCCACACGCGCCAGCGATGCAAGTTGCGGATGAATGCGAGGTAATTTCGATGTTAAGTGCGGACGATCTCGAACGAGTTGTCTCCAAACATCAACCCGACTATATCATTCCCGAAATCGAAGCAATTAGAACCGAAAAATTACTAGAATTCGAGCAACGTGGCATTACGGTAATTCCGACCGCTAAAGCTACTGACTACACGATGAATCGCGATCGGATTCGCGAACTAGCTCACAAAGAATTGGGGGTGCGGACGGCCAAATATGCCTACGCTACGACACTATCCGAACTGCAATCAGCGGCTAGCGAAATTGGATTCCCTAATGTTGTCAAGCCAGTCATGTCTTCCTCTGGCAAAGGGCAATCGGTAGTTGCGAGTGCGGTGGAAGTCGAGACAGCATGGAATTATGCGATTGACGGTTCTAGAGGCGATACTCATAAAGTAATTATTGAAGAGTTTATCGATTTTGAGATTGAAATTACTTTATTAACTATCAAACAATGGAACGCACCGACAATCTTTTGTCCGCCGATCGGACATCGTCAAGAACGCGGCGACTATCAGGAATCTTGGCAACCCGCCCAAATTAAACCCGTTGGCGGAGCCTCTCGGAACGAGAATCGACTTTTAGCCGCCCAAGCGATCGCCACTCAAGTTACCGATGCCCTCGGTGGAGCCGGAATTTTTGGCGTAGAATTTTTCATTACTGCGGATGAAGTAATTTTTTCCGAACTCTCGCCGCGTCCCCACGATACGGGGATGGTGACACTAATTTCTCAAAATTTAAACGAATTTGAGTTACATTTACGGGCAGTATTGGGTTTACCAATTCCTAATATCATTCAATATGCTCCATCGGCTAGTGCCGTAATTTTAGCTAGCAAAAATTCAGATTTAATTTATTTTAGTGGTGTCGCTGATGCTCTGAGCGTGCCAGATGTCGATCTGCGCTTATTTGGCAAACCTGACTCTCGTCCCTATCGAAGGATGGGTGTAGCTCTAGCTAAGGCAGAGACTACTGAATTAGCCCGTGCTAAAGCTGTTGAGGCAGCTAGTAAAATTGAAGTTGTCGATCGTTAA
- the ribH gene encoding 6,7-dimethyl-8-ribityllumazine synthase, with product MAVFEGTLVCDSSLRFAIVVGRFNDLVTNKLLESCQDCLKRHGIDIDPHGSQVDYAWVPGCFEVPLVAKKLAESGRYDAIICLGAVIRGDTPHFDYVSSEVAKGVAAVGFQSGTPVIFGVLTVDTMTQALERAGIKGNHGWGYALNAIEMATLMKSFPATAG from the coding sequence ATGGCAGTTTTTGAAGGCACTCTCGTCTGCGATAGTTCTTTACGGTTCGCGATCGTTGTCGGTCGTTTTAATGACCTTGTTACTAATAAACTTCTAGAAAGCTGCCAGGATTGTCTCAAACGCCACGGAATTGATATCGACCCTCATGGTAGTCAAGTAGACTATGCGTGGGTGCCAGGGTGCTTTGAGGTGCCACTGGTAGCCAAAAAGCTGGCCGAATCCGGTCGTTACGATGCGATTATCTGCTTGGGTGCGGTAATTCGCGGCGATACGCCTCATTTTGACTATGTATCTTCAGAAGTCGCCAAAGGCGTTGCGGCGGTTGGTTTTCAAAGCGGTACGCCAGTTATTTTTGGGGTATTGACTGTCGATACCATGACTCAAGCCTTGGAACGTGCCGGGATCAAAGGCAATCATGGCTGGGGTTACGCGCTCAATGCGATCGAAATGGCCACGTTGATGAAATCTTTCCCAGCAACAGCAGGTTAA
- a CDS encoding iron uptake porin yields the protein MANPTNEATTEQIEQATQATEVRPGDWAYQTLQALSSKYECGNTPDGKKVLSREEFATSLNGCVQSIEQLVARRKPRRSIKRRRIVPAPAIQTPPPAAPEVVAPPPEPAPVAPPEPQIEQEEAISQQDLDRLRGLVQSFSAELQAVDNRLVAVEDKLATVQKQAFSTTTKLNGEVIFSFSGYGGRSTPVGANGTTGNVFSDRVRLNFDTSFTGKDRLRTRLQSRNTPAFNAGVTGTNMTRLGYDGDESNNTSVSVLNYGFPISPETRIVVDVVGSRYYDHMPSFNPILASSANGSISRFGRFDPVFRLAGEGAALTVNHKFSNEIGLAVGYAVPNLNAAANPASGNGVFNGSNAIISQLSFNPSKDLGFGLVYGRAYTTNGANLNGGTGSVAANSPFGAVPLTANYYSLQTSYKLSPGFVLSGWAGFTEASRQNGGGNASTSNYAISLAFPDFGSKGNNLAFILGIPPKLNSRTGTGLASAVSANPDTSYHIEALYRVKLSDNLSITPGLLLITNPEHNRANPTEYVGTVRTTFTF from the coding sequence GTGGCTAACCCGACTAACGAAGCAACCACCGAGCAGATCGAACAAGCTACACAAGCTACCGAAGTTAGACCTGGTGACTGGGCTTATCAAACGCTTCAAGCTCTAAGCAGTAAATACGAATGTGGTAATACCCCTGATGGTAAGAAAGTTCTATCGCGGGAAGAATTTGCAACTAGCCTCAATGGTTGCGTCCAATCGATCGAGCAATTAGTCGCCAGAAGAAAACCGCGTAGATCGATTAAAAGACGACGTATCGTCCCAGCTCCAGCAATCCAAACTCCGCCACCAGCAGCTCCAGAAGTTGTCGCGCCGCCACCAGAGCCAGCTCCAGTCGCGCCCCCCGAACCTCAAATAGAGCAAGAAGAAGCGATCTCTCAACAAGATCTCGACAGGCTCAGAGGATTGGTGCAGTCTTTTAGTGCCGAACTGCAAGCTGTAGATAATCGCCTCGTAGCTGTTGAGGATAAATTAGCTACCGTCCAAAAACAAGCTTTCTCCACCACGACAAAATTAAATGGTGAAGTAATCTTCAGTTTTAGCGGATATGGTGGTCGCAGTACTCCTGTTGGCGCAAATGGTACAACTGGTAACGTCTTCTCCGATCGCGTCCGTCTTAACTTCGATACTAGCTTTACTGGAAAGGATCGTCTTAGAACCAGACTTCAGTCCCGCAATACCCCAGCCTTCAATGCTGGCGTCACGGGGACTAACATGACCCGATTGGGTTACGATGGGGACGAATCGAACAACACTAGTGTATCGGTGCTCAATTATGGATTCCCGATTTCTCCTGAGACCAGAATCGTCGTCGATGTAGTGGGTAGTCGTTACTACGACCACATGCCCTCATTCAATCCAATCCTCGCAAGTTCTGCTAACGGCTCAATTTCTCGGTTTGGTCGCTTTGACCCAGTTTTCCGTCTTGCAGGTGAAGGTGCAGCCTTAACTGTAAATCATAAGTTTAGCAATGAAATCGGTCTAGCCGTAGGCTATGCAGTTCCGAACCTAAATGCCGCAGCCAACCCTGCGTCTGGTAACGGTGTGTTCAATGGTTCTAATGCCATCATCAGTCAGTTGAGTTTTAATCCTAGCAAAGATCTAGGTTTCGGTCTGGTTTATGGTCGTGCTTACACCACCAATGGAGCCAATCTCAATGGTGGAACTGGTAGTGTTGCTGCTAACAGTCCTTTTGGCGCAGTACCACTGACAGCTAATTACTACTCATTACAGACTAGCTACAAGTTAAGTCCTGGTTTTGTCTTATCTGGTTGGGCAGGTTTCACTGAAGCTAGTCGTCAAAATGGTGGTGGTAATGCAAGTACTAGTAATTATGCTATTTCACTAGCTTTCCCTGATTTTGGGAGCAAGGGTAATAACTTAGCATTCATCTTAGGAATACCACCAAAACTTAATTCTCGGACTGGTACCGGACTGGCATCTGCGGTGTCTGCAAACCCCGACACTTCATATCATATTGAAGCTCTGTATCGGGTCAAGTTGAGCGATAACCTGTCGATTACGCCCGGTTTATTGCTAATTACCAACCCCGAACACAATCGTGCTAACCCCACTGAGTATGTGGGCACTGTTCGGACTACCTTCACTTTCTAA
- the bcp gene encoding thioredoxin-dependent thiol peroxidase, giving the protein MNIGQSAPTFTAPDRAGKNMSLEDFKSQWLVLYFYPKDNTPGCTTEAIEFTSKLPDFQALNTQVVGISPDSIASHGKFIDKQKLGIILLSDPEHQIAEDYGVWQLKKFMGKEYMGIIRSTFLIDPIGNVAHVWSNVKVKNHVDSVLDRVRSLVNP; this is encoded by the coding sequence ATGAATATCGGCCAATCTGCACCCACATTTACCGCACCCGATCGAGCAGGCAAGAATATGAGTCTGGAGGATTTTAAGAGTCAATGGCTAGTACTATATTTTTATCCTAAAGATAATACTCCGGGTTGTACGACTGAGGCGATCGAATTTACCAGTAAATTACCCGATTTCCAGGCACTCAATACTCAAGTTGTCGGTATCAGTCCCGACTCGATCGCCTCTCATGGTAAGTTTATCGATAAACAGAAACTAGGGATAATTTTACTCAGCGATCCCGAACATCAAATCGCCGAAGATTACGGAGTCTGGCAATTAAAGAAATTCATGGGCAAGGAATATATGGGCATCATTAGATCGACTTTTCTGATCGATCCGATTGGCAATGTTGCCCACGTTTGGTCGAATGTCAAAGTCAAAAATCATGTCGATAGTGTCTTAGATCGAGTTAGATCTTTAGTCAATCCGTAG
- a CDS encoding dienelactone hydrolase family protein, with protein MKRRDILLGASSIATAAVIANSQLSTAKQPDPTTTTIAKSTAIAGKNIQIAKDLPGYYVTPAGTGKFPAVIVLMEAFGLNKWCRSICDRLAQSGFAAIAPDFYRGATYAYSDVAGAIAKLKSLDDNAVMSDVGKSIDFLAGKSEINANGIGVVGFCMGGRYAFLTNATYPSKIKAAISFYGGGIDAVPDNQLGQKSLLDRVTAMQSPIMLMYGSEDKMIAADEHGRISTALSKAKKRYILNLFPNAGHGFMSDRRDSYAPAAEAEAWLMTTGFFSQNLKPKRRK; from the coding sequence ATGAAACGACGGGATATCTTACTGGGAGCATCCAGCATCGCTACAGCCGCAGTCATCGCTAACTCCCAACTGAGTACAGCCAAACAACCAGATCCGACTACTACAACCATTGCTAAATCGACAGCAATTGCTGGTAAAAATATTCAGATTGCCAAAGATCTACCTGGCTACTATGTTACGCCTGCGGGAACGGGCAAATTTCCTGCCGTTATCGTGTTGATGGAAGCTTTCGGGTTGAATAAATGGTGTCGGAGTATTTGCGATAGGTTAGCACAGTCTGGGTTTGCGGCAATCGCGCCAGACTTTTATCGAGGGGCTACTTATGCCTATAGCGATGTTGCAGGTGCAATCGCCAAACTCAAATCGCTCGATGATAATGCCGTAATGAGCGATGTCGGTAAAAGTATCGATTTTCTGGCTGGTAAATCGGAAATTAATGCCAATGGAATTGGTGTAGTCGGCTTTTGCATGGGTGGTAGATATGCTTTTCTGACCAATGCAACCTATCCTAGCAAAATCAAAGCAGCGATCTCATTTTATGGTGGTGGTATCGATGCCGTTCCTGATAATCAATTAGGTCAAAAATCTTTACTCGATCGAGTTACGGCCATGCAGTCGCCGATTATGCTGATGTACGGTAGCGAAGATAAGATGATTGCGGCTGACGAACACGGGCGAATTTCTACGGCCTTATCTAAAGCCAAAAAACGCTATATTCTCAATCTTTTTCCTAATGCCGGACACGGTTTTATGAGCGATAGACGAGATAGTTATGCTCCTGCCGCCGAAGCGGAAGCTTGGTTAATGACTACCGGATTCTTCAGTCAAAATCTCAAACCGAAACGGCGAAAATAG
- a CDS encoding COP23 domain-containing protein — MKLITTARTLLTFTTAVSILLGGQLVRSQLPPVVDNTPSDLVVNDRSSNSSGSGLRVSCQGLQTIVQKGDRQAVMLSWNYDGFGREYTPEKRCQIVSERLQLAADRNGGTFQDLQLASGVVNSQTVICALSSHSKCNRRNMLFTLKPENARNPESVIQKMLVFAQDGSAYINESATNSRPQVTTNLGTWEQKAFPQSQNASTPKRRNNNTGF, encoded by the coding sequence ATGAAACTAATCACCACAGCCAGAACTTTATTGACTTTTACTACCGCAGTCAGCATCCTCTTGGGCGGACAATTAGTTCGATCGCAACTACCGCCAGTAGTCGATAATACACCATCTGATTTAGTCGTCAACGATCGATCGTCTAATAGCTCTGGATCGGGATTGAGAGTTAGTTGCCAGGGTCTGCAAACAATCGTCCAAAAAGGCGATCGGCAAGCCGTGATGTTGAGTTGGAATTATGATGGCTTTGGCAGAGAATATACTCCTGAAAAACGCTGCCAGATCGTGTCAGAACGCCTCCAGCTAGCTGCCGATCGGAATGGTGGTACTTTTCAAGATTTACAGTTAGCCAGCGGGGTAGTTAACTCACAAACGGTAATTTGTGCATTGTCATCTCATAGTAAATGCAATCGCAGAAATATGTTATTCACACTCAAACCAGAAAATGCTCGCAATCCCGAAAGTGTGATTCAAAAAATGTTAGTTTTTGCCCAAGATGGCAGTGCTTATATTAATGAAAGTGCTACCAACAGCAGACCGCAAGTCACTACTAACTTGGGAACTTGGGAGCAGAAAGCATTTCCACAGTCTCAAAATGCTTCCACACCCAAGCGCAGAAATAACAATACTGGCTTTTAG
- a CDS encoding YdcF family protein, with translation MSLFFSKLLPLFFYPLGATCFCLTIALVLWWIKSRWTPAAIGTALIILFLSGNAWTSNWLAQSLEWQNIPKTELPTADAIVILGGATRSQAYPRPDVDFADSGDRVWYGATLYRAGKAPKIIVSGGRITWKGGGSPESDDMTKLLVGMGVPQQDIIPEANSFNTRDNAVNVRQILLTQNFKTILLVTSAMHMPRSMAIFKHLGINAIAAPTDYRISQLELDQPNRQTEAAILSFIPNEECLSLTTQSIREYIGIVVYKLRGWL, from the coding sequence ATGTCTTTATTTTTTTCAAAACTCCTGCCCCTGTTTTTTTACCCACTGGGTGCGACTTGTTTCTGCTTAACGATCGCTCTGGTGTTATGGTGGATAAAATCGCGTTGGACACCTGCGGCAATTGGCACGGCTTTAATAATTTTATTTTTGAGTGGGAATGCGTGGACGAGTAATTGGTTGGCGCAATCTTTAGAATGGCAAAATATTCCCAAAACTGAATTACCGACTGCGGATGCAATCGTGATTTTAGGTGGAGCGACTAGATCTCAAGCTTACCCACGTCCCGATGTCGATTTTGCCGATTCGGGCGATCGCGTGTGGTATGGTGCTACTCTTTATCGTGCGGGCAAGGCTCCAAAAATTATCGTCAGTGGGGGTAGAATTACCTGGAAAGGTGGTGGTAGTCCAGAATCTGATGATATGACTAAATTATTGGTCGGGATGGGCGTACCTCAGCAAGATATCATCCCCGAAGCTAATTCTTTTAATACTCGCGATAATGCGGTCAATGTACGGCAAATATTGCTGACGCAAAATTTTAAAACCATTTTACTAGTTACTTCTGCCATGCACATGCCCCGATCGATGGCAATCTTCAAACATTTGGGTATTAATGCGATCGCAGCACCGACAGATTATCGGATTTCACAGCTAGAATTAGACCAACCGAACCGTCAAACTGAAGCTGCAATTCTCAGCTTTATTCCTAATGAAGAGTGCTTATCTCTGACAACCCAATCGATCCGAGAATATATTGGTATCGTAGTTTATAAACTGCGAGGCTGGCTATAA